The genomic stretch GGCGGCGCGTCGTTTGGCCAATAATACCCCAAACATTGCGGAGGTAACTGCTACACCCTGCATTCGGTTTACAGATGTGAGAGGGCAATTAACCCTTTATACGTTAAATGGAACCCGTCTTGACCGTGCCACCGGGGGAACATGCGGTGTGCCCAGTTCGGTCAACCCTCTTGGGGATAATGTTTCGGGATTTTCTATTACTTGCTACGACAATGCAAATAGTGTCTTGGCCCCCTGCACAGGCAGTGAGTCATCCATTCGAAGGGTGAGCCTCGATCTATCTCTCACACAATCCAATGAGACGTTGGATTTTAAAAGTAATGTTACTCTTCGAAATCTCGCGGGCCTTTAAATGGAGCATTTTTTAGAAAAAGACTCCGGGTTTTCTATCATCACGGTTTTTTTTCTTATTTTGATTATGGGGGTTTTGGGAATAGTGATGATCTCAATGGTTGTTACTGAGAGCGATAGCACGATCAATAAGATGCGAGTGACTCAGTCCCATTATATTGCAGAGACAGGAATTGAACGGGCACTTCGTTACCTTTTAAAAAGGGAGGATGGAACCTGTTTGACCTGCACCTGTGCTTCGATTAATGGCCATCCTTCTTTTACAAATGTACCCGTCGGCGCTGGAATATTTACAGTTATTTCTCAACTGAATTATTCTTCCCCCGCAACAGCGGTGACCGCTCCCATTAATGGGACGACCAACACGATTCCAGTGGGATCAACGGCGGGATTTGCCAATTACGGTCGGGTGATGGTTGACCGAGAAATGTTGGACTGTTTAGACCTTGGGGTCAATCCCTTGAATGGTTGTTTGCGAGGGGTAGATCAAACTTCTCCGGTAAGCCATGTCTCCGGGACACGGGTGGGGCACAATCAATGCACCTTGACCTCGACCGGAGATGTCTCCGCCGTTTCCCCAAAGGTTGCCCAGAGAGTGATTCAGGTTACTGTAACGATACAGGAAGGTTGGGCTGTTGGCAGGGCGGGAGGGGGAC from Nitrospiria bacterium encodes the following:
- a CDS encoding type II secretion system protein, translated to MFFWRRVQDQKGYTLIEAVLVIVIIGAIAALVGIPLLEGAEIWGQIGSRKDMSQQGRLVMDRMSRELMAARRLANNTPNIAEVTATPCIRFTDVRGQLTLYTLNGTRLDRATGGTCGVPSSVNPLGDNVSGFSITCYDNANSVLAPCTGSESSIRRVSLDLSLTQSNETLDFKSNVTLRNLAGL